In Strix uralensis isolate ZFMK-TIS-50842 chromosome 7, bStrUra1, whole genome shotgun sequence, the following proteins share a genomic window:
- the GOT1 gene encoding aspartate aminotransferase, cytoplasmic encodes MAASIFAAVPRAPPVAVFKLTADFREDGDARKVNLGVGAYRTDEGQPWVLPVVKKVEQMIANDNSLNHEYLPILGLPEFRANASRIALGDDSPAIKENRIGSVQSLGGTGALRIGAEFLRRWYNGNNNTATPVYVSAPSWENHNSVFTDAGFKDIRTYHYWDAAKRGLDLQGLLGDMEKAPEFSIFILHACAHNPTGTDPTPDQWKQIAAVMKRRFLFPFFDSAYQGFASGSLDKDAWAVRYFVSEGFELFCAQSFSKNFGLYNERVGNLTVVGKDADNVQRVLSQMEKIVRTTWSNPPSQGARIVATTLSSPQLFAEWKDNVKTMADRVLLMRSELRSRLESLGTPGTWNHITEQIGMFSFTGLNPKQVEYMIKEKHIYLMASGRINMCGLTTKNLDYVAKSIHEAVTKIQ; translated from the exons ATGGCCGCCTCCATCTTCGCCGCCGTCCCGCGCGCCCCGCCTGTGGCCGTCTTCAAGCTGACGGCGGACTTCCGGGAGGACGGGGACGCGCGGAAGGTCAACCTGGGCGTGGGCG CCTACCGCACGGACGAGGGGCAGCCATGGGTCCTGCCGGTGGTGAAGAAGGTGGAGCAGATGATCGCCAATGACAACAGCCTGAACCACGAGTACCTGCCCATCCTCGGCCTGCCCGAGTTCCGGGCCAACGCCTCCCGGATCGCCTTGGGTGACGACAGCCCGGCCATCAAGGAGAACCGG ATCGGAAGCGTTCAGTCCTTGGGCGGCACAGGTGCTCTGCGTATCGGCGCAGAGTTTCTGAGGCGGTGGTACAATGGAAACAACAACACAGCGACCCCAGTCTACGTCTCTGCTCCATCCTGGG AGAACCACAACTCCGTGTTTACGGATGCTGGCTTTAAAGATATTAGAACCTACCACTACTGGGATGCTGCGAAGAGGGGTCTGGATCTCCAGGGGCTGCTGGGTGACATGGAG AAAGCCCCTGAGTTCTCCATTTTCATCCTCCATGCCTGTGCGCACAACCCAACAGGCACAGACCCTACTCCTGACCAGTGGAAGCAGATTGCTGCTGTTATGAAG CGCCGGTTCCTGTTTCCGTTCTTCGACTCGGCGTACCAAGGTTTTGCCTCTGGCAGCCTGGACAAGGATGCCTGGGCTGTGCGATACTTTGTCTCCGAGGGCTTTGAGCTCTTCTGTGCACAGTCGTTTTCCAAGAACTTTGGGCTCTACA ATGAACGTGTGGGGAACCTGACTGTGGTGGGGAAGGATGCAGACAACGTGCAGCGCGTGCTTTCCCAGATGGAGAAGATTGTGCGCACCACTTGGTCCAACCCTCCCTCCCAAGGAGCGCGGATTGTGGCAACTACACTTTCTTCCCCGCAGCTCTTTGCTGAGTG gaagGACAATGTGAAGACGATGGCAGATCGGGTCTTGCTGATGCGGTCAGAGCTGCGGTCTCGACTGGAGTCCCTTGGGACCCCAGGCACCTGGAACCACATCACAGAGCAGATCGGCATGTTTAGCTTCACAGGGTTGAACC CTAAGCAGGTGGAGTACATGATCAAGGAAAAACACATCTACCTGATGGCTAGTGGGCGCATCAACATGTGTGGCCTGACTACCAAGAACCTGGACTACGTGGCCAAGTCCATCCATGAAGCCGTCACAAAAATCCAATGA